A stretch of the Lonchura striata isolate bLonStr1 chromosome 17, bLonStr1.mat, whole genome shotgun sequence genome encodes the following:
- the NPEPL1 gene encoding putative aminopeptidase NPEPL1 — protein sequence MANVQLEFQASAGEADPQSRPLLVLGQLHNLHRLPWAQLRGKLQPRVTEEIWQSALSTLNPNPTDSCPLYLNYATVAALPSRVSRHNSPSAAQFVTRLVRNCLPGGVNRCIVMVCERSEVFASACALARAFPLFTHRSSASRRTEKKTVTVEFFLVGQNNGPMEVATLKCLASATEGVRLAARIVDTPCNEMNTDNFLEEIKKVGKDLGITPTIIRDEELKERGFGGIYGVGKAALHPPALAVLSHTPDGATQTIAWVGKGIVYDTGGLSIKGKTTMPGMKRDCGGAAAILGAFKAAVKQGFKDNLHAVFCLAENAVGPRATRPDDIHVLYSGKTVEINNTDAEGRLILADGVAYACKDLGADIILDMATLTGAQGIATGKYHAAVLTNNEEWEKACVKAGRNCGDLVHPLVYCPELHFSEFTSAVADMKNSVADRDNSPSSCAGLFIASHIGFDWPGVWVHIDIAAPVHAGERATGYGVALLLSLFGGASEDPLLNLVSPLGCNGDSPPEEMERDSKRRRLV from the exons ATGGCGAACGTGCAGCTGGAGTTCCAGGCCAGCGCGGGCGAGGCGGACCCGCAGAGCCGCCCGCTGCtcgtgctggggcagctgcacaACCTGCACCGCCTGCCCTGGGCGCAGCTGCGGGGCAAGCTGCAGCCGCGGGTCACCGAGGAG ATCTGGCAGTCTGCTCTGAGCACGCTGAATCCCAACCCCACGGACAGCTGCCCGCTGTACCTGAACTACGCCACGGTGGCCGCGCTGCCGTCCCGGGTCAGCCGGCACAACAGCCCGTCCGCAGCGCAGTTCGTCACCCGCCTGGTCAGGAACTGCCTGCCGGGGGGGGTCAACAGATGCATTGTT atggtGTGTGAGCGCTCCGAAGTCTTCGCCTCCGCCTGTGCCCTGGCCAGGGCCTTCCCCCTGTTCACGCATCGCTCCAGCGCCTCCAGACGCACCGAGAAGAAAACTGTGACAGTGGAATTCTTCCTGGTTGGCCAAAACAACGGACCAATGGAAGTGGCAACACTTAAA TGCCTGGCCAGTGCCACCGAGGGGGTCCGGCTGGCCGCGCGCATCGTGGACACCCCGTGCAACGAGATGAACACTGACAACTTCCTGGAG GAAATCAAAAAAGTTGGCAAGGATCTTGGGATTACTCCTACCATTATTCGAGATGAGGAGCTGAAAGAGAGAGGCTTTGGAG GTATCTATGGAGTTGGAAAGGCAGCTCTGCAtcctccagccctggcagtTCTCAGCCACACTCCAGATGGTGCCACACAGACCATTGCCTGGGTGGGCAAAGGTATTGTGTATGACACTGGAGGACTCAGCATCAAGGGAAAG ACTACTATGCCTGGAATGAAGCGAGACTGTGGTGGAGCAGCTGCTATTTTGGGTGCCTTCAAAGCCGCTGTAAAGCAA GGGTTTAAGGACAATCTTCATGCTGTTTTTTGTCTGGCTGAGAATGCAGTGGGACCACGTGCAACGAGACCTGATGACATCCATGTTCTTTACTCTGGAAA GACTGTGGAAATCAATAACACTGATGCAGAAGGTCGCCTGATCCTGGCTGATGGAGTCGCTTACGCCTGCAAAGACCTTGGAGCTGATATCATTCTGGATATGGCCACTCTTACTGGAGCTCAG GGAATTGCTACAGGAAAATACCATGCTGCTGTCCTTACCAATAATGAAGAGTGGGAAAAGGCTTGTGTTAAAGCTGGCAGGAACTGTGGAGACTTGGTCCATCCTCTGGTGTACTGCCCTGAGCTCCACTTCAGTGAATTTACCTCTGCTGTAGCTGATATGAAGAACTCTGTAGCa GACCGAGacaacagccccagctcctgtgctgggctcttCATTGCCTCCCACATCGGCTTCGACTGGCCAGGGGTGTGGGTGCACATCGACATCGCTGCTCCCGTGCACGCC GGTGAACGAGCTACTGGCTATGGCGTGGCTTTGTTGCTGTCCCTGTTTGGAGGGGCCTCTGAAGATCCTTTGTTAAACCTGGTGTCCCCCCTGGGCTGCAATGGGGACTCTCCCCCTgaagagatggagagggactcCAAGAGACGGCGCCTGGTttga
- the STX16 gene encoding syntaxin-16 isoform X3, protein MATRRLTDAFLLLRNNAVQSRQLLAEQELDELADDRMALVSGISLDPEAAIGVTKRLPPKWVDGADEIQYDIARVKQKMKELASLHDKHLNRPTLDDSSEEERAIEITTQEITQLFHRCQRAVQVLQSRSRTCTEQEARVLRNVVSSLAQSLQDLSTNFRHAQSDYLKRMKNREERSKHFFDTSVPLMDDGEDDTLYDRGFTDDQLALVEQNTLMVEEREREIRQIVQSISDLNEIFRDLGAMIVEQGTVLDRIDYNIEQSCMKTEEGLKQLHKAEQYQKKNRKMLVILILFVIVIVLIVVLIGVKSH, encoded by the exons aTGGCCACCCGGCGTCTCACGGACGCGTTCTTGTTGTTGCGGAACAACGCGGTGCAGAGCCGGCAGCTGCTGGCCGAGCAA GAGCTGGATGAg CTGGCTGATGACCGCATGGCCCTGGTGTCAGGGATCAGCCTGGATCCCGAGGCTGCCATCGGCGTCACCAAGCGCCTGCCTCCCAAATGGGTGGATGGGGCAGACGAG ATTCAGTACGATATTGCCAGGGTTAAACAGAAGATGAAAGAATTAGCCAGTCTTCATGATAAACATCTAAACAGACCCACACTGGATGACAGCAGTGAAGAGGAACGGGCAATAGAAATAACAACCCAGGAGATCACACAG TTATTCCACAGATGTCAGAGAGCAGTGCAGGTGTTGCAGAGCAGGTCACGAACTTGTACAGAACAAGAAGCACGTGTTCTCAGGAATGTAGTGTCTTCCTTAGCACAGTCCCTGCAGGACCTCTCCACCAACTTTAGGCATGCACAGTCTGACTATCTCAAAC GTATGAAAAATAGAGAAGAAAGGTCCAAACACTTCTTTGACACCTCAGTCCCACTGATGGATGATGGGGAGGATGATACACTTTATGATAGA GGTTTTACAGATGACCAACTGGCATTGGTGGAACAAAACACGCTGATGGTGGAAGAGAGGGAACGAGAAATCCGTCAGATTGTGCAGTCAATCTCTGATCTCAACGAAATATTTAGGGACCTGGGAGCAATGATAGTAGAACAG GGAACAGTTCTAGATAGAATTGACTATAATATTGAACAGTCATGTATGAAAACTGAAGAGGGTCTAAAACAACTGCATAAG GCAGAGCAATATCAAAAGAAGAATCGGAAGATGCtcgttattttaattttatttgttataGTAATTGTCCTTATTGTTGTTCTTATTGGTGTAAAGTCACACTAG
- the STX16 gene encoding syntaxin-16 isoform X2 — translation MATRRLTDAFLLLRNNAVQSRQLLAEQDGADGTHKSLQELDELADDRMALVSGISLDPEAAIGVTKRLPPKWVDGADEIQYDIARVKQKMKELASLHDKHLNRPTLDDSSEEERAIEITTQEITQLFHRCQRAVQVLQSRSRTCTEQEARVLRNVVSSLAQSLQDLSTNFRHAQSDYLKRMKNREERSKHFFDTSVPLMDDGEDDTLYDRGFTDDQLALVEQNTLMVEEREREIRQIVQSISDLNEIFRDLGAMIVEQGTVLDRIDYNIEQSCMKTEEGLKQLHKAEQYQKKNRKMLVILILFVIVIVLIVVLIGVKSH, via the exons aTGGCCACCCGGCGTCTCACGGACGCGTTCTTGTTGTTGCGGAACAACGCGGTGCAGAGCCGGCAGCTGCTGGCCGAGCAA GATGGGGCTGATGGGACCCACAAATCACTACAGGAGCTGGATGAg CTGGCTGATGACCGCATGGCCCTGGTGTCAGGGATCAGCCTGGATCCCGAGGCTGCCATCGGCGTCACCAAGCGCCTGCCTCCCAAATGGGTGGATGGGGCAGACGAG ATTCAGTACGATATTGCCAGGGTTAAACAGAAGATGAAAGAATTAGCCAGTCTTCATGATAAACATCTAAACAGACCCACACTGGATGACAGCAGTGAAGAGGAACGGGCAATAGAAATAACAACCCAGGAGATCACACAG TTATTCCACAGATGTCAGAGAGCAGTGCAGGTGTTGCAGAGCAGGTCACGAACTTGTACAGAACAAGAAGCACGTGTTCTCAGGAATGTAGTGTCTTCCTTAGCACAGTCCCTGCAGGACCTCTCCACCAACTTTAGGCATGCACAGTCTGACTATCTCAAAC GTATGAAAAATAGAGAAGAAAGGTCCAAACACTTCTTTGACACCTCAGTCCCACTGATGGATGATGGGGAGGATGATACACTTTATGATAGA GGTTTTACAGATGACCAACTGGCATTGGTGGAACAAAACACGCTGATGGTGGAAGAGAGGGAACGAGAAATCCGTCAGATTGTGCAGTCAATCTCTGATCTCAACGAAATATTTAGGGACCTGGGAGCAATGATAGTAGAACAG GGAACAGTTCTAGATAGAATTGACTATAATATTGAACAGTCATGTATGAAAACTGAAGAGGGTCTAAAACAACTGCATAAG GCAGAGCAATATCAAAAGAAGAATCGGAAGATGCtcgttattttaattttatttgttataGTAATTGTCCTTATTGTTGTTCTTATTGGTGTAAAGTCACACTAG
- the STX16 gene encoding syntaxin-16 isoform X1: protein MATRRLTDAFLLLRNNAVQSRQLLAEQVSSFGSSSPLNSRSMAAALADDRMALVSGISLDPEAAIGVTKRLPPKWVDGADEIQYDIARVKQKMKELASLHDKHLNRPTLDDSSEEERAIEITTQEITQLFHRCQRAVQVLQSRSRTCTEQEARVLRNVVSSLAQSLQDLSTNFRHAQSDYLKRMKNREERSKHFFDTSVPLMDDGEDDTLYDRGFTDDQLALVEQNTLMVEEREREIRQIVQSISDLNEIFRDLGAMIVEQGTVLDRIDYNIEQSCMKTEEGLKQLHKAEQYQKKNRKMLVILILFVIVIVLIVVLIGVKSH, encoded by the exons aTGGCCACCCGGCGTCTCACGGACGCGTTCTTGTTGTTGCGGAACAACGCGGTGCAGAGCCGGCAGCTGCTGGCCGAGCAAGTGAGTAGTTTcggctcctccagccctctGAATTCACGTAGCATGGCCGCTGCG CTGGCTGATGACCGCATGGCCCTGGTGTCAGGGATCAGCCTGGATCCCGAGGCTGCCATCGGCGTCACCAAGCGCCTGCCTCCCAAATGGGTGGATGGGGCAGACGAG ATTCAGTACGATATTGCCAGGGTTAAACAGAAGATGAAAGAATTAGCCAGTCTTCATGATAAACATCTAAACAGACCCACACTGGATGACAGCAGTGAAGAGGAACGGGCAATAGAAATAACAACCCAGGAGATCACACAG TTATTCCACAGATGTCAGAGAGCAGTGCAGGTGTTGCAGAGCAGGTCACGAACTTGTACAGAACAAGAAGCACGTGTTCTCAGGAATGTAGTGTCTTCCTTAGCACAGTCCCTGCAGGACCTCTCCACCAACTTTAGGCATGCACAGTCTGACTATCTCAAAC GTATGAAAAATAGAGAAGAAAGGTCCAAACACTTCTTTGACACCTCAGTCCCACTGATGGATGATGGGGAGGATGATACACTTTATGATAGA GGTTTTACAGATGACCAACTGGCATTGGTGGAACAAAACACGCTGATGGTGGAAGAGAGGGAACGAGAAATCCGTCAGATTGTGCAGTCAATCTCTGATCTCAACGAAATATTTAGGGACCTGGGAGCAATGATAGTAGAACAG GGAACAGTTCTAGATAGAATTGACTATAATATTGAACAGTCATGTATGAAAACTGAAGAGGGTCTAAAACAACTGCATAAG GCAGAGCAATATCAAAAGAAGAATCGGAAGATGCtcgttattttaattttatttgttataGTAATTGTCCTTATTGTTGTTCTTATTGGTGTAAAGTCACACTAG
- the STX16 gene encoding syntaxin-16 isoform X4 has product MATRRLTDAFLLLRNNAVQSRQLLAEQLADDRMALVSGISLDPEAAIGVTKRLPPKWVDGADEIQYDIARVKQKMKELASLHDKHLNRPTLDDSSEEERAIEITTQEITQLFHRCQRAVQVLQSRSRTCTEQEARVLRNVVSSLAQSLQDLSTNFRHAQSDYLKRMKNREERSKHFFDTSVPLMDDGEDDTLYDRGFTDDQLALVEQNTLMVEEREREIRQIVQSISDLNEIFRDLGAMIVEQGTVLDRIDYNIEQSCMKTEEGLKQLHKAEQYQKKNRKMLVILILFVIVIVLIVVLIGVKSH; this is encoded by the exons aTGGCCACCCGGCGTCTCACGGACGCGTTCTTGTTGTTGCGGAACAACGCGGTGCAGAGCCGGCAGCTGCTGGCCGAGCAA CTGGCTGATGACCGCATGGCCCTGGTGTCAGGGATCAGCCTGGATCCCGAGGCTGCCATCGGCGTCACCAAGCGCCTGCCTCCCAAATGGGTGGATGGGGCAGACGAG ATTCAGTACGATATTGCCAGGGTTAAACAGAAGATGAAAGAATTAGCCAGTCTTCATGATAAACATCTAAACAGACCCACACTGGATGACAGCAGTGAAGAGGAACGGGCAATAGAAATAACAACCCAGGAGATCACACAG TTATTCCACAGATGTCAGAGAGCAGTGCAGGTGTTGCAGAGCAGGTCACGAACTTGTACAGAACAAGAAGCACGTGTTCTCAGGAATGTAGTGTCTTCCTTAGCACAGTCCCTGCAGGACCTCTCCACCAACTTTAGGCATGCACAGTCTGACTATCTCAAAC GTATGAAAAATAGAGAAGAAAGGTCCAAACACTTCTTTGACACCTCAGTCCCACTGATGGATGATGGGGAGGATGATACACTTTATGATAGA GGTTTTACAGATGACCAACTGGCATTGGTGGAACAAAACACGCTGATGGTGGAAGAGAGGGAACGAGAAATCCGTCAGATTGTGCAGTCAATCTCTGATCTCAACGAAATATTTAGGGACCTGGGAGCAATGATAGTAGAACAG GGAACAGTTCTAGATAGAATTGACTATAATATTGAACAGTCATGTATGAAAACTGAAGAGGGTCTAAAACAACTGCATAAG GCAGAGCAATATCAAAAGAAGAATCGGAAGATGCtcgttattttaattttatttgttataGTAATTGTCCTTATTGTTGTTCTTATTGGTGTAAAGTCACACTAG